GCGGGCAGGTAATCTGCAAATGTATGAGAGATTCCAGCCTCCTTCCCCACTTTAAGGACACCCTCCCCATCCAGTAAGGAGTTTTCctatccccccttccctccccaaaggCCGTGAGGAAGGTCGCgagatggggggggagaggggaaggcggGCAACGCCAACCGTGAAAGGCCGTCCACTATATAAGTCCCGGCCGCCGGTAGATTTAGCATCACTTGCGTGACACTtgcctcactcactcgctccccGAACGCCAACCTCGCTGCCAGCACCTCCACAAGATGGCCGCCATCAAGGTACCTCCCTACCTCCAAACACATCCCGATATCTCCATACAGCCCTCACCTGTTACCTCACAACCCCTCACCTATACCTCATAATCCTCACCTATACCTCACAACCCCTCACCTATACCTCACAGCCCTCGCCTATACTTCACAGCCTTTACTCGCACTATAGTTTACTTCAGCGCCACAACCGACACCTTGTACTACAACATCAGCTGTACCTCATCCACCTCCAGCACCATAGCCAAACATCTGTATTACACCCACCCCCTGTACCACAGCCAAACACCTGCATCGCATGCAACTCCAGCACCATAGCCAAACACCTGTACTACATGCAGCTCCAGCACCACAAacaacacctgtaccacactcatCAAATGCACCTACACAATGCCCAACGCAtgtaccatccccaccaccacacaaaaaaaCTTACACCTATTCAGATTACGTTCTACACCTACACCAGCACCTTCCCCATTCATGCATTACATCTCTTTTAGTAGGTGAGGTATTCACACTTGTTCTATTATTATCAGGTTTATGTTAAATCTGTATCGTATTTCATTGTTTTAATCTCTTCTTAAGCTGCAGAATTGAAAAATTTTGTGCATCAAAGAGTACTTGTGAAAAATCTGACCCAAGGTCACCTTGTGGATGAGATTTAACTTGATTTTCCACATTGTAGAAGAAATATGCCAACGATAGTGACGTTTCGTACTATTTGGTTGCGTCGAAAGACAGCAAGGTACAGTCAGTGCACATGTGGTTGTTTTACAAACCAGTCGCCACCTGTGGATCAGATGGTATTTTGCTGACCACTGAAATCCTTATTTTTAACTTGACACATGATCTATTAACTTTttccatgaaaaaagaaaaatctgcacCTTCGGGAAATTAACATACGCACAattatatatcaactgagttatatttctctcttgtgtctcccctgatgatgtgattactacacgaaagtgcacttgggaacttgtttcattttgcccgaaaaaaaatatcaatatggAACACAGTAGGCTTAGCAGAGGGCAACGGGAGTGCTGATACCCGTCGTCAGGTTAAGGTCTAGGGAAAATGTTTCGTCAAGTTTCATAAAACCGATCAGGCTTCCCTAACCCTCCAATAGGATATCTGTCCTCCGACTTCATCTTAACGTAACTTAAGCCCACACTGACGTAACTAACTCTAGCTTTCCTGAACGTAATTGAAGAATAACGCAAGGGTGAATTGTTAACATTTGAATCAATTGGCGAAAAACATTTAACTTGTTAATGCCAATTAGCCGAAAGGTGATATCTGTGGTGCCCCTTACCAATACAAGATATATCTAGACAAACAGCTAGGTAATGTCTACACAGAAGCATACATTACACAGAATCGAACTATTGTTTCATATTTTGTTGTGCGGACATCTGGGACCCAACCGTATTTCCCCCTGCGCCTGGCGAAGCCGACGCGTCGACACCTCGACTCGCGCCAGTTGAGGGAACATTTTGGCACCACTCTTGTTTTGGTCTACAAACATAGACCAGcgagcaagaggtaaaaaaaaaatgtccgacATGCTTATCACTACCAATACTCTTTCTAGTGGCTACTGCAAATGCTGTGTTAGTCCGGGAACGAGACTGAAGGCTGTGGCGTCACAGGTATCCACAGCTTGCAAGAATTTATTGTTACTGTGTACTGTGATGTAAGACGCTTAGAACGTACGTAAGTATAGACATGTGACTTGTTTTCTCCCGCAGCTCGCACTGGCCGCAGCGGCAGTAGTCGCCCTCGCCACCTTCGTCGCTGCCAGACCCGACACCCTTTATGGCAAGGAACCTGTAAGTAAAAGAACACAGATTATGGGCATAGAACAGAAAAACACAGTACAAAGTAGGTGAAATAGGTGGAaattaaattgaaatatatatatcaccaaaccGCCTGTAGTGCCACAAATGAtctctgctactgagtgtagcgtagCCTTGGGCTTCGACAGCCtgggtaattataaatgaatgagGTAATTAAAGTATAATTTTGTCAATTAGATAAAATGATTAGTCATTAAAAATCTTCATGCAGTTTAATTTGCAACTGTAGATTAGCTGAAATTTTCTTACAACTGAAATCAGTAGATGTTCACTACAAAGATTGTCTATCATAATTTCATTCCCAAACTAATATGttaggtacatacaacctctagaactaaacacacacacacacacatccataactATCACCCAATCTAAGTGAAATATGGCCTCCTTCATTTATAATGGCACTTCTTAATTTTCTAATTTATACAATGCAGTGATCCCTCGCTGAGATCAATGAATGTCTCCGGTAATAACGCCATTCACAAAACATGTTTGCTCCATCCAAAATATCGTCATTCCTTTATCATGTTCGTCAGAAGTATCCCCAACTCAACCAGTCCTCTCTACCTTTCTCCATCTCTGCTGTGGTCCTGATGTATTCCACATTCACTCGTGACGTATCCACATTCATTTCAGACCACTCCACGTCACCACTTATTCTCACACAATCGAAAGTCTTCTAAAACACACCAAAGGAGTCAAACCTTCTTAGACTGCCTTCCTGTTCACTTAACAATTTGCCTTTTCTAAATCCATATTTACAGTGAATCATCAAACATTTCAGAAATGCCTTCAGCATAGCCTCGACAAATCacgtaaccatatatatatatatatatatatatatatatatatatatatatatatatatatatatatatatatatatatatatattatccctggggataggggagaaagaatacttctcacgtattccctgcatgtcgtagaaggcgactaaaagggaagggagcggggggctggaaatcctcccctctcattatttttttttaattttccaaaagacggaacagagaagggggccaggtgaggatattccctcaaaggcccagtcctctgttcttaacgctacctcgctaacgcgggaaatggcgaatagtttgaatatatatatatatatatatatatatatatatatatatatatatatatatatagttaagagtaaatgtgaataagagcaaggttattaggtacagtagggttgagggtcaagtcaattgggaggtgagtttgaatggagaaaaactggaggaagtgaagtgttttagatatctgggagtggatctggcagcggatggaaccatggaagcggaagtggatcatagggtgggggagggggcgaaaattctgggagccttgaagaatgtgtggaagtcgagaacattatctcggaaagcaaaaatgggtatgtttgaaggaatagtggttccaacaatgttgtatggttgcgaggcgtgggctatggatagagttgtgcgcaggaggatggatgtgctggaaatgagatgtttgaggacaatgtgtggtgtgagctggtttgatcgagtgagtaacgtaagggtaagagagatgtgtggaaataaaaagagcgtggttgagagagcagaagagggtgttttgaagtggtttgggcacatggagagaatgagtgaggaaagattgaccaagaggatatatgtgtcggaggtggagggaacgaggagaagagggagaccaaattggaggtggaaagatggagtgaaaaagattttgtgtgatcggggcctgaacatgcaggagggtgaaaggagggcaaggaatagagtgatttggagcgatgtggtatactggggttgacgtgctgtcagtggattgaatcaaggcatgtgaagcgtctggggtaaaccatggaaagctgtgtaggtatgtatatttgcgtgtgtggacgtatgtatatgcatgtgtatgggggggggggtgggccatttctttcgtctgtttccttgcgctacctcgcaaacgcgggagacagcgacaaagtataaaaaaaatatatatatatatatatatatatatatatatatatatatatatatatatatatatatatatatatatatatatatatatataatacctgatCCAAGTGAACACTTAATCGCTCGATCATAAGCATTTGTTCTAGCGTAAGACTTCGCACGCACTAAATTTTTCTTAACTTACACTCATAGGTTCTAGTCTCCTTGCGTAAACACAGCTCGCTAACCCCCTACCTCCCACCGGCCTAATTTCTcatcctccccccaccatcaTGCAGGGTATGCCGTACGACTTCCAATATGCCGTCAAGGACGAGTACACCGGCAATGACTTCGGCCACGCAGAGAGCTCCGACGGCAACTTAGTGACTGGTGAATACTTCGTCCTCTTGCCCGACGGACGCAGGCAGATCGTAACTTACACCGCTGACCACGAATCCGGTTACGTCGCCGACGTCAAGTAAGTATCCGAGATCTGGGGACTAGTCTTAGGTCTTGGGGTCGAGTGTTAAGTCCTGGGTCACGTCAGCAAAATCCATCTTCCTTTGGTTAAACCTATCGTTATCTTCCTTCCCCCAACCTCTCCATCAACCATTGTGCAAGTTTTAACGTATGTATCCACCTACACCTCGACCGGGTTAACCGGTGTGTAACCCCTCCCGATATCTCCTGTTTGCGGACCTACGTTGCATTAACTGATTGTCTTTCATGTCGCCATCAGATATGAGGGTGAGGCCCAGTACCCCGCTCCTGCCCCCGCCCCAGCCTACGGCCCGtaatcactaccacaccatctgtaCTTTCTGGCGGGTCCTAGCCGCACCAGCTGTACCGTTCAACAAAGCATTTTGCTCTTTGCCAACCCGACTCGTCAACGGTGCCGGTGATTACGCAAGGAAAACTTATATCTTAGACGCGGAGTTCGTGGACAAAAGACTATGAACGATAGCATCAGCATTATGTACTGCTCCTGACGTTACTGTATTCATCACCTCCCTACGCAGCGTTACAGGGTAAGATAAGCCCCTACCTCCTACTCTCAAATATGGTGGGTCGGCCCTCCCTGTTCTGAATCGGTGCAAATCCTCAATAACTCAGAAGACTCATCCTTGCATAGCATATTATCAATAAATTCGTCCTTGCAGAACCTATTGCCACGAAATACACTGCTTTTCATAATGATTCGTCCAGACCGCCATTTCTGTGAATTTCATTGATACTGTTAACACATTACGTCTTTCGCAATACTTTCAGATATTTTTCCTCATCTGATGAAAAGCTGTGTAACTTTTTATTGCAGTGTTTCCCGAGTAATCACCTGCACCACTTCATGATTCCATTGTTTTTTGTACTTGTTTCAAGACTTCTTTTAGGTATTTTCTTCAACTACATATGAAGATCGATTTTCAAAATATGTTTGAGAAACTGATGAGGGATCATTACAGCAACAGCTGACTGGTTGATGACAATGTTGAGAGTTGTTTTCAAAGCGAAAGGAAGTGGATTCTACCAGACATTTCTCTACTGTACTAACTTCTGGGATATGTGGCTTTAACGTAACACATCTGaggaatatccatatatatatatatatatatatatatatatatatatatatatatatatatatatatatatactggaactTACTGTTATCTCGTGTAGTGGTATAAGTCCCGAATGTCTTTcagttatgtatatttttctcatCATATAATGATGTATTTTGTTACATGGGTCTTTCATTACTCCCCACAATCGACCTAAAACGGCTGATAAAACACAGTC
This window of the Panulirus ornatus isolate Po-2019 chromosome 10, ASM3632096v1, whole genome shotgun sequence genome carries:
- the LOC139751030 gene encoding pro-resilin-like, with the translated sequence MAAIKLALAAAAVVALATFVAARPDTLYGKEPGMPYDFQYAVKDEYTGNDFGHAESSDGNLVTGEYFVLLPDGRRQIVTYTADHESGYVADVKYEGEAQYPAPAPAPAYGP